One segment of Macrotis lagotis isolate mMagLag1 chromosome 1, bilby.v1.9.chrom.fasta, whole genome shotgun sequence DNA contains the following:
- the LOC141509917 gene encoding putative 3-phosphoinositide-dependent protein kinase 2, with protein MGMSFQLSTRTGRRRVPAGHATPPQVALSESSLSSRWAAPRLRSSQASDAVPVNILAMQVFQSRHHLCRVKPGAGIVQRPHGTMKGYPGFHGTANAPEPGPSTPREDLLSGKGGSKKPEDFPFVKVLATGEFAPVVLSPEGHPRVEELEAGAAKLLEGKDFEGDIRAGLAVRKNSPSQSCFRATVPIATSNPTMRADPRPSPSEAPPDPAPAVKAGLSPPWHDLYPTQRWSKKPKDFALGKVLGEGAFGTVVLGRELATSRDFAIKILKKKKIKEKNQVCYVYRELDILARLDHPFCVRLYCSFQDKKKLYFVLSYAQNGDLESFLQKVGPLDEACARFYSAEMVSALEYLHGLDIMHRDLKPENILLDGDMHIQIADFGLAKRLLPLGSQVSAHSFVGTTHYMCPELLLGKNACKSLDLWALGCVIYYLVAGLHPFLTHHDSLTFSKILSLAYDFPEEFFPKAKDLVGKLLVIDPTNRLGCEEMGSYGALKEHPFFANIPWDKLHLQTPPRVPGFLVFLSKGKNGLRNVAIGQSLNPPSSSGFSTKGEPSSHQRSPGRVVKFMKWVKSLWN; from the exons GTCCCTGTGAATATCCTGGCTATGCAGGTATTCCAGAGCCGACACCATCTCTGCAGAGTAAAACCAGGTGCAGGCATCGTGCAAAGGCCCCACGGAACGATGAAGG GATACCCAGGCTTCCACGGAACCGCTAATGCCCCCGAGCCAGGTCCCAGCACCCCTCGAGAGGATCTGCTTTCGGGGAAGGGCGGGAGCAAGAAACCCGAAGACTTCCCTTTTGTCAAAGTTCTGGCTACAGGAGAGTTCGCCCCGGTGGTCCTGAGTCCGGAGGGG CATCCAAGGGTTGAGGAGCTCGAAGCTGGAGCTGCCAAGCTGCTTGAGGGGAAAGACTTCGAGGGTGACATCCGTGCAGGCCTCGCTGTGCGCAAGAACTCCCCAAGCCAATCGTGTTTCAGAGCTACCGTGCCAATAGCCACATCTAACCCAACGATGCGTGCCGATCCTCGACCATCGCCTTCTGAGGCTCCCCCGGACCCCGCTCCTGCAGTCAAGGCTGGGCTCAGCCCTCCTTGGCACGACCTGTATCCGACCCAACGCTGGAGCAAGAAGCCCAAAGACTTCGCTTTAGGAAAAGTCCTGGGGGAAGGAGCGTTCGGCACCGTGGTCTTGGGCAGGGAGCTGGCAACTTCCAGGGACTTCGCGAttaaaatcctgaagaaaaagaaaataaaggaaaagaaccagGTTTGCTATGTCTACCGCGAACTGGACATCCTGGCCCGCTTGGACCACCCCTTCTGTGTCAGGCTTTACTGCTCTTTCCAGGACAAGAAGAAACTCTATTTTGTCCTCAGCTACGCCCAGAATGGAGATCTCGAGAGCTTTCTGCAGAAAGTGGGGCCTTTGGACGAGGCCTGCGCCCGGTTTTACTCTGCAGAGATGGTGTCGGCTCTGGAATACCTGCACGGCCTGGATATCATGCACAGGGATCTGAAACCCGAAAACATCCTGTTAGATGGCGACATGCACATTCAAATTGCAGACTTTGGATTGGCCAAAAGATTGCTGCCCTTGGGTAGCCAGGTAAGTGCCCACTCCTTCGTGGGTACGACTCATTATATGTGTCCGGAGCTCCTCCTAGGGAAAAATGCCTGTAAGAGTTTGGACCTGTGGGCCCTGGGGTGTGTGATCTACTACCTGGTAGCAGGGCTGCACCCTTTCCTAACCCACCATGACAGTCTTACATTCTCCAAGATCCTCAGCCTCGCCTATGACTTCCCAGAAGAATTCTTCCCAAAGGCTAAAGACCTGGTGGGGAAGCTTCTGGTCATAGATCCCACAAATCGATTAGGCTGTGAAGAAATGGGGAGCTATGGGGCCTTGAAGGAGCACCCATTCTTTGCAAACATCCCCTGGGACAAACTGCATCTTCAGACACCTCCACGGGTCCCTGGATTCTTAGTCTTTCTGTCTAAAGGCAAAAATGGTTTGAGAAATGTTGCCATTGGCCAGAGTCTTAATCCACCTTCATCTTCTGgtttctcaactaaaggagaaccAAGTTCGCACCAGCGGTCACCAGGTCGTGTGGTTAAATTCATGAAATGGGTGAAAAGTCTTTGGAACTGA